The Methanocellales archaeon genome includes the window CCGCTCCAGCCGCTTTTACGCCATGACCTGAGCCGCCGCCGGATACAGACACTCTTAGCGAGGGGTTACTCTCCATGAGAATCCTTGCACATTCCTGACTTATCGGCAGTACAGTTGTAGAGCCTGCTATTGTCAGCTCACCTGAAAGGCCCGTTGGTATCGCCTGTGCTGCTATTGGATTAGTAGCAAAACTTGCCCCGATTATCAAAATCAGAACTAATACTGATTTTAAGCTTATATCCAGTTTCATTTTTTTACACCTTTTTTTGTTATATATACATAGTAATGTTTATATATACTTTATCCCAATAACTATATATTCAATCAATAATCTATATATAAGAGGAGAAACATGAAAGAGGAGAAACGAAAGATCCAGATGACCGGCGGCTCAACGTTAACAATATCTCTACCAATAAGTTGGGCAAGAGAGGTAGGAATCAACCAGGGAGATGAAGTGACCCTACGCTGGCAAGAGGATAAATCAATCCTGCTTACAGCAAAGCCAAAGAAGAAGCAGGGGATGTCCAGAGCAGTTATAAAGCTATGTCCGGGCGAAAAGCCTGAGGACATCCTAAGATTGTTAATAGCACACTATCTGGTTGGCTATGACATAATCAACCTGGTCTCTCAGAAGGGGTTCAATACACAGGATAGGAAGTGGATTAAGGATACAGTTAGACAAAGGCTAATGGGGCTCGAAGTGGTCGAGGAATCAGGCGACGAGTTGATTTTGCAGAGCCTTCTAAACTATGAAGAGCTGAATCTTGAGAAAGCGATTCAAAGAATATCCGGTATCATTAAATCCATTCAAAAAGATTCGATTAGGGCTTTGCAAGGGGACATAGAGCTTGCCAGAGACGTAATCCAGCGAGATGATGATGTGGATAGGTTCTATTTATTGATTGTGAGACAACTCAAAGCAGCGCTCAGAGATCCAGAGCTAGCCAAGAAAATAGGCATTAGGCGCCCAAGAGATTGTATGGCATATAGGCTAATCATAAAGAGCATGGAAAGGATAGCAGATCATGCCGAAAAAATTGCGAGAGATGCAATACAAATAGGATATCTTAATCCTGAGATATACACAGAGATATCTGGGTTAAGCGAACTTGTTCATAAGGTCTTTGATCTTTCGTTAGAAAGTCTTTCCAAAAGAGATTTAAAAACCGCGAATAGAGCAATAGCAGAATCACAAGAAGTCGCTAATCTGGCAACGATGATAAGTAATAGGATATTTAAAACTTCACTCAGCATAACAGAGCAGACATGCTTAAGGTCTGTTCTAGAAAGCCTAAGAAGGATGGTAGAGTA containing:
- a CDS encoding phosphate uptake regulator PhoU, translated to MKEEKRKIQMTGGSTLTISLPISWAREVGINQGDEVTLRWQEDKSILLTAKPKKKQGMSRAVIKLCPGEKPEDILRLLIAHYLVGYDIINLVSQKGFNTQDRKWIKDTVRQRLMGLEVVEESGDELILQSLLNYEELNLEKAIQRISGIIKSIQKDSIRALQGDIELARDVIQRDDDVDRFYLLIVRQLKAALRDPELAKKIGIRRPRDCMAYRLIIKSMERIADHAEKIARDAIQIGYLNPEIYTEISGLSELVHKVFDLSLESLSKRDLKTANRAIAESQEVANLATMISNRIFKTSLSITEQTCLRSVLESLRRMVEYGADIAEIVINMGVKEPEV